A single window of Synechococcus sp. CBW1004 DNA harbors:
- a CDS encoding glycosyltransferase: protein MDHAANSRIKSRLRVIYGCSSDSTVQSGPPHTLNPFWRRIRPRLASRYPRGFNDGNTVLHSTCWPDSGVGNELARCDAQLIHLHWIGRAGLSVEEVGRLPQPLVWTLHDQWAFLGAEHYVRLPPANDHRFKQGYLPSNRPAHERGPDLNRYTWERKRRAWRRPIHIVCPSRWLASEARSSALMQNWPIEVIPYPIDCDLWAPLDRSQARKRLGLPADRPLILFTALAGTSDPRKGADLLQAALVELSAQQSPDDVSPELVIVGADTTESAWPHPFPVHYRGVITDNQILRLHYAACDVLVIPSRQDNLPNTGLEAQACGLPVVGFRIGGLPDIVADGISGALAEPFDPASLASSIHWVLADSTRSSSLAHEARKRAVREWHPRHIAGRHAELYRSVLAHEEHR from the coding sequence GTGGATCATGCTGCAAACTCCAGAATTAAATCCCGCCTACGTGTTATCTATGGGTGTTCCTCCGATTCCACCGTTCAATCTGGGCCGCCGCACACCCTGAATCCCTTTTGGCGACGAATTCGGCCTCGCCTGGCTTCCCGCTACCCACGTGGATTTAATGACGGCAACACCGTGCTGCACAGCACCTGTTGGCCCGATTCAGGAGTGGGTAACGAGCTGGCACGTTGTGATGCACAGCTGATCCACCTTCACTGGATCGGCAGAGCCGGGCTCTCGGTCGAAGAGGTGGGGCGACTACCACAACCCTTGGTCTGGACGCTTCATGATCAGTGGGCCTTCCTCGGTGCTGAGCACTATGTGCGCCTTCCTCCTGCAAACGATCACCGCTTTAAGCAGGGTTACCTTCCCAGCAACCGACCGGCACACGAACGTGGCCCCGATCTGAACCGCTACACATGGGAGCGCAAGCGTCGCGCCTGGCGACGGCCGATCCATATTGTGTGTCCGAGTCGTTGGCTCGCTTCAGAAGCTCGCTCCAGCGCCCTGATGCAAAACTGGCCGATCGAGGTCATCCCCTATCCGATCGACTGTGATCTTTGGGCGCCACTTGACCGATCACAGGCTCGGAAACGCTTGGGCCTACCGGCAGACCGCCCTCTGATCCTGTTCACCGCCCTTGCCGGCACCAGCGACCCTCGCAAAGGTGCTGATCTGCTGCAAGCTGCACTCGTCGAACTCTCGGCTCAGCAGAGTCCAGATGATGTGTCTCCAGAGCTCGTGATTGTTGGTGCTGATACCACGGAATCAGCCTGGCCACACCCCTTTCCCGTTCACTACCGAGGCGTCATCACCGACAACCAAATTCTTCGTCTCCACTACGCCGCCTGCGATGTGCTGGTGATTCCATCCCGGCAGGACAATTTGCCCAACACCGGCCTGGAGGCCCAGGCCTGCGGACTCCCCGTGGTTGGCTTCCGCATCGGTGGTCTTCCCGATATAGTGGCAGATGGGATAAGCGGTGCCCTCGCTGAGCCTTTCGATCCCGCATCCCTGGCTAGCAGCATTCACTGGGTTTTGGCGGATTCCACTCGTAGCTCCTCGCTCGCTCATGAGGCCAGGAAGCGTGCTGTTCGCGAGTGGCATCCCAGGCACATTGCAGGCCGCCACGCCGAGCTGTATCGCTCCGTACTCGCCCACGAGGAGCATCGTTGA
- a CDS encoding glycosyltransferase family 2 protein, with protein sequence MDMSLSSGNLSPLVSVIIPTYNGGDWLLDTISSCLDQHGVSLEVIVVDDASSDDTPERVASAYPQVRLIQQASNSGSGAAGRNTGLELSRGRYVKFLDHDDRLEPGSLSLEVAAAEKHQADMVMSRWGDVRTDAQGEPMEASRRAFIPPEPERLLEAILLGEKVPYTAGVLYRRSFIADQLWNSQLTINDDFDWFCRNALRTERIIRLDHVSYYWRLHPRSIQGSQQFNAQAFVESVLIHNQIYSDIVVTLSDQQRLTAHFRRLLAAQLYRDLRVLARFAPARCWRTLRRIQELQPGFQPDAALEANRWFRMVSAWFSLKGSLRLYRWLLLLPDQFRFRGGQIRYFQA encoded by the coding sequence ATGGATATGTCTCTGTCGTCGGGAAATCTCTCTCCATTGGTCTCTGTGATCATTCCCACCTACAACGGTGGCGATTGGTTGCTTGACACTATCTCCTCCTGCCTGGATCAACATGGAGTGAGTTTGGAGGTGATCGTGGTGGACGATGCCTCCAGCGATGACACCCCTGAGCGAGTTGCCTCGGCCTATCCTCAGGTGCGCCTGATCCAACAGGCCAGCAACAGCGGTAGTGGCGCCGCCGGTCGCAACACAGGGCTGGAGCTGTCGCGAGGTCGATATGTCAAATTTCTCGACCACGATGATCGCCTCGAACCCGGCAGCTTATCCCTTGAGGTTGCCGCGGCGGAGAAGCATCAGGCTGACATGGTGATGAGCCGCTGGGGTGATGTACGCACCGATGCCCAGGGGGAACCGATGGAAGCGTCCCGCCGCGCCTTCATCCCCCCTGAACCAGAGCGACTTCTGGAAGCGATCTTGCTAGGCGAGAAGGTTCCCTATACGGCTGGTGTTCTCTACCGCCGCAGCTTCATCGCTGACCAACTCTGGAATTCTCAGCTTACAATCAACGACGACTTCGACTGGTTCTGCCGCAACGCGCTGCGCACCGAGCGCATCATCCGGCTGGATCACGTGAGCTACTACTGGCGCCTCCATCCTAGATCGATCCAGGGCAGCCAACAGTTCAATGCCCAGGCGTTCGTGGAATCCGTGCTGATCCACAACCAGATCTACAGCGACATTGTCGTCACGCTCAGCGATCAACAGCGCCTCACAGCCCATTTCCGGCGGCTGCTGGCCGCTCAGCTCTACCGAGATCTGCGGGTGCTGGCCCGTTTCGCCCCCGCTCGCTGCTGGCGAACCCTGCGCCGCATCCAGGAGCTTCAGCCCGGCTTTCAGCCCGATGCAGCCCTGGAGGCTAACCGTTGGTTTCGCATGGTTTCAGCTTGGTTCAGTCTCAAGGGGAGCCTGCGGCTCTACCGCTGGCTGTTGCTTCTGCCTGACCAGTTTCGCTTCCGGGGTGGTCAGATCCGCTATTTTCAGGCCTGA
- a CDS encoding glycosyltransferase family A protein, with the protein MQAVIQPDLVSTIIPVYNRPKMVRRAVASVLAQTYRPIEILLVDDGSTDATPEVLAELQTAHPEEIRVIRQANAGAGPARETGRLQAHGAYIQYLDSDDYLLPNKFTDQVAALKAHPECAIAYGTSRLETAAGQVLDPASRRTDEAIASLFPLLLLERWWHTHTPLFRRWISDAAGPWPSYRPEDWDLEARMGALRPQLIHCGTTVSVQVDHDSPNRVTRGAEAAFLRDEAIFLPRLHACALLAGMDRQVPELALFSRWCFLRARQLDAIGEGALADGLLALARYSGSADPPGSAAWQLPAYQSLRRLLGPRTVGSLAALHHPRHPQVASG; encoded by the coding sequence GTGCAAGCAGTGATCCAGCCCGATCTCGTTTCCACCATCATCCCGGTGTACAACCGGCCGAAGATGGTGCGCCGGGCCGTGGCTTCGGTGCTGGCGCAGACATATCGCCCGATCGAGATCCTGCTGGTCGACGACGGCTCCACGGATGCCACACCTGAGGTGCTGGCCGAGCTGCAGACTGCCCATCCCGAGGAGATCCGTGTAATCCGCCAGGCCAATGCCGGTGCCGGCCCGGCCCGCGAAACCGGCCGCCTGCAGGCCCACGGTGCCTACATCCAGTACCTCGACAGCGATGACTACCTCCTGCCCAACAAATTCACCGATCAGGTGGCAGCTCTCAAGGCGCATCCCGAGTGCGCGATTGCCTATGGCACCTCGCGTCTGGAGACGGCTGCAGGCCAGGTGCTGGATCCGGCCAGCCGGCGCACCGATGAAGCGATTGCAAGCCTGTTTCCTCTGCTGTTGCTGGAGCGCTGGTGGCACACCCACACGCCCCTGTTTCGCCGCTGGATTAGCGATGCAGCCGGCCCCTGGCCGAGTTACCGCCCGGAAGACTGGGATCTGGAGGCACGCATGGGCGCCCTGCGCCCCCAGCTGATTCACTGTGGCACCACGGTCTCGGTGCAGGTCGACCACGATTCTCCCAACCGCGTCACCCGCGGCGCCGAGGCCGCCTTTCTGCGCGATGAAGCGATCTTCCTGCCGCGTCTTCACGCCTGTGCGCTGCTGGCGGGGATGGATCGGCAGGTTCCGGAGCTGGCGCTCTTCTCCCGCTGGTGCTTTCTCAGAGCCCGCCAGCTGGATGCCATCGGCGAAGGTGCCCTGGCGGATGGCCTGTTGGCCCTGGCCCGCTACAGCGGCAGCGCTGATCCTCCCGGATCGGCAGCCTGGCAGCTGCCCGCCTATCAGAGCCTGCGCCGCCTCCTGGGTCCGCGAACGGTTGGGTCTCTCGCAGCCCTTCATCATCCGCGTCATCCCCAGGTGGCCTCCGGGTGA
- a CDS encoding glycosyltransferase family A protein, whose amino-acid sequence MLSHAIIKFQRLRRILGRLLAGHAETWRHLRFEFYNRPLLFRVCYLQRRTPVPGLITVITPTCGRLQTLQEAIASVDTQSYSHWEHVIVSDGMYPSLRQLAASNQESRRRFFSTPPIRHYGNHQRNVGIFQARGEYLVFLDDDNVLYPEALAAMVDGFAGGDCDLVFCPIDYDHAKHGVHGQVLMPKVGFKRGEVDSLNAMIRRSLAVQCRGWGDSYFADFDLLHQAASVAPARYLHCSPIGHHR is encoded by the coding sequence ATGCTGAGTCATGCGATTATCAAGTTTCAGCGTTTAAGGCGTATTCTGGGTAGGTTGCTTGCCGGGCACGCCGAAACTTGGCGCCATCTGCGCTTTGAGTTCTATAATCGACCTCTGCTCTTTCGCGTCTGCTATCTCCAACGTCGCACCCCTGTGCCCGGCCTGATTACTGTCATCACTCCCACCTGCGGACGTCTGCAAACCTTGCAGGAGGCCATCGCCTCAGTGGATACTCAGTCCTATTCCCACTGGGAGCACGTGATTGTCAGCGACGGCATGTACCCATCTTTGCGTCAGCTAGCCGCCTCCAATCAGGAGTCCCGCCGTCGTTTCTTCAGTACTCCGCCGATCCGCCACTATGGAAACCACCAGCGCAATGTAGGCATCTTCCAGGCACGCGGTGAATATCTAGTTTTTCTCGACGACGATAATGTGCTCTATCCTGAGGCTCTCGCCGCCATGGTCGATGGGTTTGCTGGTGGTGATTGTGATCTTGTGTTCTGTCCTATTGATTACGACCATGCCAAGCATGGCGTGCATGGCCAGGTACTGATGCCAAAGGTGGGTTTCAAACGCGGCGAGGTGGATTCACTCAACGCCATGATCCGCCGTTCGCTGGCGGTGCAGTGCCGGGGCTGGGGCGATTCTTACTTCGCTGATTTTGATCTGCTGCATCAGGCGGCCAGCGTGGCGCCTGCCCGTTACCTGCATTGCTCTCCGATCGGCCACCATCGATGA
- a CDS encoding methyltransferase domain-containing protein, producing MHQVDHRLLRINIGCGRSPTPRWLNFDSSPSVFIARLPFLWSVVKPVAEKLISRDQSDFIAFARSNRLLFGDATKGLPLRASSCGVVYASHVLEHLDAHGVRLFLAEVLRIFSPGGTLRLVVPDLQILVDLYNADGDGNGFVSRLNVVPSRSQVDWSSLLNALTGHRTLHQWIYNEASLSTTLLEAGFEQPTKLLPGQTTIPYCEELNLWERAWESLYMEARKPLSLKEHGSSSHG from the coding sequence ATGCATCAAGTGGATCATAGGCTTCTCAGGATTAACATTGGCTGTGGAAGATCTCCTACTCCTCGATGGCTGAATTTTGATTCCTCACCTTCTGTCTTCATCGCCAGGCTCCCTTTCCTGTGGTCTGTGGTAAAGCCGGTCGCCGAGAAGTTGATTTCCAGGGATCAGAGCGACTTCATTGCTTTTGCGAGAAGTAATCGTCTTCTTTTTGGTGATGCCACCAAGGGCCTCCCGCTTCGCGCGTCATCATGTGGCGTTGTGTATGCATCTCACGTGCTGGAACATCTCGATGCACATGGTGTACGCTTGTTTCTCGCTGAGGTTCTCAGGATTTTCTCTCCCGGGGGCACCCTCCGTTTGGTCGTCCCTGATCTGCAGATCTTGGTTGACTTATACAATGCGGATGGGGATGGCAATGGCTTTGTGAGCAGGCTGAATGTTGTGCCTTCCCGTTCTCAAGTCGACTGGAGTTCGCTTCTGAATGCATTGACTGGTCATCGTACCTTGCATCAGTGGATTTACAACGAAGCTTCGCTGTCTACTACTTTGTTGGAAGCTGGATTTGAGCAGCCGACCAAGCTTCTGCCTGGCCAAACAACCATTCCATACTGCGAAGAACTCAACCTGTGGGAGCGCGCATGGGAAAGTCTCTACATGGAGGCCCGCAAGCCCTTATCGCTGAAGGAGCACGGTTCTTCGTCTCATGGCTGA
- a CDS encoding acetyltransferase: MAAPLLIIGASGHAHALLALLQRHGGFQPVGLIDSFKAPGSQVHGLPILGGETDLPRLCGCHGVQHLLVAIGDNFQRQAISERIRRELPTAIFPTLVDPSAVVAPDAHLVAGVVVMAQAHVGAGCMLEEGALLNTRASLDHDSTMSPYASLAPGVVTGGRVRIGARSFVGLGAQLIQRIQIGQDTVVGAGALVLSDMPERVLTYGAPARVVRSRQPDEPYL; this comes from the coding sequence ATGGCTGCTCCCTTGCTGATCATCGGTGCCAGCGGCCATGCCCATGCCCTGCTGGCCCTGCTGCAGCGCCACGGCGGTTTCCAGCCCGTGGGCCTGATCGATTCCTTTAAGGCGCCCGGATCCCAGGTGCATGGCCTGCCCATCCTCGGCGGTGAGACTGATCTGCCCCGGTTGTGCGGGTGCCATGGCGTGCAACACCTGCTGGTGGCCATCGGCGATAACTTTCAGCGCCAGGCGATCAGTGAACGTATCCGGAGAGAGCTGCCCACCGCGATCTTTCCCACCCTGGTAGATCCCTCAGCCGTGGTGGCGCCCGATGCCCATCTGGTCGCAGGCGTTGTGGTGATGGCACAGGCCCATGTGGGCGCAGGCTGCATGCTGGAGGAAGGAGCTCTGCTGAACACCCGAGCAAGTCTCGACCACGACTCCACGATGAGCCCCTACGCCAGCCTCGCGCCAGGGGTGGTCACGGGCGGGCGCGTACGGATCGGTGCCCGCAGCTTCGTCGGCCTTGGCGCTCAGCTGATCCAACGAATCCAGATCGGCCAGGACACCGTGGTTGGCGCTGGCGCCCTGGTGCTTTCGGATATGCCCGAAAGGGTTCTCACCTATGGCGCTCCTGCCCGTGTGGTGCGGAGCCGCCAACCTGATGAACCCTATCTCTGA
- a CDS encoding glycosyltransferase — translation MQQPVISVLMMTRNHQAYLEQAVMSVLTQQFTEPFELLIGDDASSDQTLQVAHRLQQQHPEHIRVLHAERNVGITANFLRLVAHARAPHLALLEGDDYWIHPEKLTLQLDLLHRHPEAACVAAATANRTPCLPVKPSYTLRDILRRYPVHTSTLVIRAEHLLTYPRFPDIIGWITMLMGYLVARGSCVVLDLTVSFYRRHEGGLWHNADRLNRLRRSRQCIDALDAYFFHRFTPELSSRELWILGMDQALPQRGRRRHWYQSWTILIGQAPRLLRRAPLGFCLLLASLGFQPLAYITMLLRRRLALGMRLRALVSSAPVPR, via the coding sequence ATGCAGCAACCCGTCATCAGCGTGCTGATGATGACTCGCAATCACCAGGCCTATCTCGAGCAGGCAGTGATGAGTGTGCTCACCCAGCAGTTCACGGAGCCATTCGAACTGCTGATCGGCGATGACGCCTCAAGCGACCAGACTCTTCAGGTGGCCCATCGCCTGCAGCAGCAGCATCCCGAGCACATCCGCGTGTTGCATGCGGAGCGCAACGTTGGCATCACGGCCAATTTTCTGCGCCTGGTGGCCCATGCCCGCGCTCCCCATCTGGCTCTTCTCGAGGGCGATGACTACTGGATCCATCCCGAGAAACTCACTCTTCAGCTTGACCTCCTGCATCGCCACCCTGAAGCTGCCTGCGTCGCGGCGGCTACGGCCAACCGCACCCCATGCCTACCGGTAAAGCCCAGTTATACTCTTCGCGACATCCTGCGCCGTTACCCGGTACACACCTCCACCTTGGTGATTCGCGCTGAACACCTGCTCACCTACCCGCGTTTTCCCGACATCATCGGCTGGATCACCATGTTGATGGGCTACCTAGTGGCGCGAGGATCCTGCGTGGTTCTTGACCTCACAGTTTCTTTCTACCGGCGCCACGAAGGCGGCCTCTGGCACAATGCCGACCGGCTCAACCGCCTGCGCCGCAGCCGCCAGTGCATCGATGCCCTCGATGCCTATTTCTTCCATCGCTTCACCCCCGAGCTGAGCAGTCGCGAGCTCTGGATCCTCGGCATGGACCAGGCCCTGCCGCAGCGAGGTCGCCGGCGGCACTGGTACCAGAGCTGGACAATCCTGATCGGCCAGGCGCCCCGACTGCTGCGCCGGGCGCCGCTGGGCTTCTGCCTGCTGCTGGCAAGCCTTGGGTTTCAACCACTTGCATACATAACAATGCTGTTGCGCAGGCGGCTTGCGCTCGGTATGCGCCTACGGGCCTTGGTGTCCAGTGCTCCTGTTCCCCGATGA
- a CDS encoding glycosyltransferase has translation MPDVSVVIGVHAHPDRLLHTLESLRQQQGDLRWECLIVANGGFQPDQACTSLLQADRRFRVLESDKPGLTHALALGCGQAQSPLIARLDVGDAMAPARLQRQWRIFAQHPDLVLATSDVEICGPAWEPLRTDSQPAATGKPMRVDTVPAEKGIAIDIPHHASVTFRRDAYEAVGGYRFHFYFGQDWDLWYRLASQGTFVHLPEVLTRVRLFSDGLSSRHWREQRLIARLSLACHQARCTGRPETSLLQQAASILPRPPSRLNLPWDGRRAEGAYFIAEALRRQGDRRCHHYFGEALRYGFWKPRIWVRAAHSLALL, from the coding sequence ATGCCGGATGTCTCCGTCGTGATCGGGGTGCATGCCCATCCCGACCGTCTGCTTCACACCCTGGAATCCCTGCGACAACAGCAGGGAGATCTCCGTTGGGAGTGCCTGATCGTTGCCAATGGGGGATTTCAGCCTGACCAGGCCTGCACCAGCCTGCTCCAGGCGGATCGGCGCTTCCGTGTTCTGGAGAGCGACAAGCCAGGCCTCACCCACGCGCTTGCTCTTGGATGCGGGCAGGCCCAATCCCCGTTGATCGCGCGTCTGGACGTGGGCGATGCCATGGCCCCAGCACGACTGCAGCGCCAATGGCGGATCTTCGCGCAGCATCCTGATCTTGTGCTGGCCACCAGCGACGTCGAGATCTGCGGACCGGCCTGGGAGCCTCTGCGCACCGACAGCCAGCCCGCCGCCACAGGCAAGCCGATGCGGGTCGACACGGTGCCGGCCGAGAAAGGCATCGCCATCGATATCCCTCACCATGCCTCAGTGACCTTCCGTCGGGACGCCTATGAGGCCGTTGGAGGCTATCGGTTCCACTTCTATTTCGGCCAAGACTGGGACCTGTGGTACCGGCTCGCCAGCCAGGGTACCTTTGTGCATCTGCCTGAGGTACTGACGCGCGTGCGACTGTTCAGTGACGGCTTGTCGTCCCGCCATTGGCGGGAGCAGCGGCTGATCGCCCGGCTGTCGTTGGCCTGTCATCAGGCTCGTTGTACCGGCAGGCCTGAAACCTCCCTGCTCCAGCAGGCTGCTTCGATCCTGCCCAGGCCGCCGTCGAGGCTGAATCTTCCATGGGATGGTCGCCGAGCCGAGGGTGCTTACTTCATCGCAGAGGCCCTGCGCCGCCAAGGAGACCGGCGATGCCACCATTACTTTGGCGAAGCCCTTCGCTATGGCTTCTGGAAGCCAAGGATCTGGGTGAGAGCGGCTCATTCTCTTGCCTTGCTCTGA
- a CDS encoding glycosyltransferase family 4 protein, with protein MCLISDGLTRERRQQLASSQMQLRLRLLQIPNLSSLRRFAHLPRQLLWILLALRETHRELKNPPATVICHSHPLAAAVAWWFGPRVRLLMISHGDIFHRPPGSYDPAVSWLYRRTTGYAHRRAAVSVALSPVMAERIQAHGVPPERIALIPNGLDPPEIGLKEPSITLEEHWQQKPLRLLFVGRLDPVKGVDILLKALAQTRQAGFEILLDLLGEGTPFYERELVTQISQLGLSKVVTWHGPQPRSSLAEHYRICHVVVVPSLDDPLPTVILEAMACGRPVLASSVGGISFLVHDGVSGLLIPPANPHALAEAMARVDRDRSTTASLGEGAQMLSHQFSWDSNVKALEQLITPSAG; from the coding sequence GTGTGCCTGATCAGCGATGGGCTGACCCGCGAGCGCAGACAGCAATTGGCGAGCAGCCAAATGCAGCTGCGTCTTCGTCTTCTCCAGATACCCAACCTCTCTTCTCTACGCCGCTTCGCCCATCTCCCCCGGCAATTGTTGTGGATCCTGCTGGCCTTGCGAGAAACGCATCGCGAACTGAAGAATCCACCAGCAACTGTGATCTGCCATAGCCACCCGCTGGCGGCAGCGGTGGCGTGGTGGTTTGGCCCAAGGGTACGTCTGCTGATGATCAGCCACGGCGACATCTTTCACCGCCCGCCTGGTAGTTACGACCCTGCTGTCAGCTGGCTCTATCGTCGCACCACCGGCTATGCCCATCGCCGAGCCGCGGTATCGGTGGCCCTTTCTCCTGTCATGGCGGAACGCATCCAGGCCCATGGCGTGCCACCGGAGCGCATCGCACTGATCCCCAACGGCCTGGATCCACCCGAGATTGGCTTGAAGGAACCCAGCATCACACTGGAGGAACACTGGCAGCAGAAGCCGCTCCGGCTACTTTTTGTGGGCCGGCTGGATCCGGTCAAGGGTGTGGACATCCTGCTCAAAGCACTGGCCCAGACCAGGCAAGCAGGCTTTGAGATCCTGCTGGATCTGTTGGGTGAGGGAACACCTTTTTATGAGCGTGAACTCGTCACACAGATCAGCCAGCTGGGCCTAAGCAAGGTTGTGACATGGCATGGCCCCCAGCCACGATCCAGTCTCGCTGAGCACTACCGAATCTGTCATGTGGTGGTGGTGCCCTCCCTTGATGATCCACTTCCTACCGTGATTCTGGAAGCGATGGCCTGTGGTCGGCCGGTGCTGGCAAGCTCCGTGGGGGGAATCAGCTTCCTTGTTCACGATGGTGTGAGCGGTCTTCTGATTCCGCCGGCAAACCCTCATGCGCTCGCTGAGGCCATGGCGCGAGTGGATCGCGATCGTTCCACAACAGCCAGCCTCGGCGAGGGTGCCCAGATGCTCAGCCATCAGTTCAGCTGGGATTCCAACGTGAAGGCCCTGGAACAGTTGATCACTCCATCAGCAGGCTGA
- a CDS encoding glycosyltransferase has protein sequence MAAAPPLVSVLMLTRNHGSYLQQAIASVQAQTLQAWELLIGEDDSSDNTAAIASQAAALDHRIRVFSSPGGALGFHRNFARLLQAAQASYVAFLEGDDWWSEPGKLELQVALLAHDASLSFCGGSTRVVDQRPTPAPHAERIGPPAGCQRISFAQLIDGYSFHFSSVLMRREVIQLPEWIFRQYCLDRPLYLLGACHGDAGVITGELSVYRLHQGGVWAPLTPLQKACRSRALFSAFCVHFPSLYRRHFRLSLSHILWSYLAEAIRQQRRWQILVIVMMGIQAAPALRLLRHPRPTMGSLARALLPLPNGQSWA, from the coding sequence ATGGCAGCCGCCCCCCCCCTGGTGAGCGTGCTGATGCTCACCCGCAATCACGGCTCCTACCTGCAGCAGGCCATTGCTTCGGTGCAGGCGCAGACTCTGCAGGCCTGGGAGCTGCTGATCGGCGAAGACGACTCCAGCGACAACACCGCAGCGATCGCCAGTCAGGCAGCAGCCCTCGATCACCGCATCCGCGTGTTCTCCAGCCCCGGCGGTGCCCTCGGTTTCCACCGCAACTTTGCCCGTCTGCTGCAGGCGGCCCAGGCTTCCTATGTGGCCTTTCTCGAGGGCGACGACTGGTGGAGCGAGCCAGGCAAGCTGGAGCTTCAGGTGGCACTGCTCGCGCACGACGCCAGCCTGTCGTTCTGCGGAGGATCGACCCGGGTGGTCGATCAGCGGCCCACACCCGCTCCGCATGCGGAGCGGATCGGACCGCCAGCCGGTTGTCAGCGCATCAGCTTTGCGCAGCTGATCGATGGCTACAGCTTCCATTTCTCCAGCGTGTTGATGCGCCGCGAAGTCATACAGCTACCGGAGTGGATCTTTCGTCAGTACTGTCTGGATCGTCCGCTGTATCTTCTGGGCGCCTGCCACGGGGATGCCGGTGTGATCACCGGCGAGCTCAGCGTGTATCGCCTGCACCAGGGAGGCGTCTGGGCACCTCTGACACCACTGCAGAAGGCTTGTCGCAGCCGTGCCCTGTTTAGCGCTTTCTGTGTGCATTTCCCCAGCCTCTATCGGCGCCACTTTCGCCTTTCCCTCAGCCATATTCTCTGGAGTTATCTTGCTGAGGCGATCCGCCAACAGCGCCGCTGGCAGATCCTGGTCATCGTGATGATGGGCATTCAAGCAGCCCCCGCTCTGCGATTGCTCCGCCATCCGAGGCCCACCATGGGATCTCTCGCACGGGCTCTTTTGCCTCTGCCCAACGGCCAATCATGGGCGTGA
- a CDS encoding glycosyltransferase family 2 protein, whose translation MVITSAFESPLITVVIPTYNGGDWLLESIASCLKQQAMSLEMIVVDNGSSDDAPDRVAADSPRM comes from the coding sequence ATGGTGATCACCAGCGCCTTTGAGTCTCCACTGATCACGGTGGTGATCCCCACCTACAACGGTGGCGATTGGCTTCTGGAAAGCATCGCATCCTGCCTGAAGCAGCAAGCCATGAGCCTGGAAATGATCGTGGTCGACAATGGCTCGAGCGACGATGCCCCTGATCGTGTGGCCGCTGATTCCCCAAGGATGTGA
- a CDS encoding methyltransferase domain-containing protein has translation MHSSFNQNPFGLVYNHFTRKFRNIQLRQAHAITKKRTLKEIDKLLQKDLQIKLDIGAGQTKRTADWLTLDKNRCCDLYWDLSDGIPFPDNTVTSIYSSHVLEHITPGSLETLLRDCLRCLKPGGSISVCVPNARLFIEAYIQGRYFVTPSSDHCWRRGWVESGSPIDQLNYIAYMGGEHKFMFDQASLIGMLNRAGFEQTAARDFEDNLDLHERRFVSIYAVAYKKLAK, from the coding sequence ATGCACTCAAGTTTTAATCAAAACCCTTTTGGCTTAGTCTATAACCATTTTACAAGAAAGTTTCGGAATATTCAGCTTCGTCAAGCGCACGCAATCACAAAGAAGCGAACACTCAAAGAAATTGATAAACTGCTACAAAAAGATCTGCAAATTAAATTAGATATTGGTGCAGGACAAACAAAGCGAACTGCAGATTGGCTTACTCTAGACAAAAATCGCTGCTGTGACCTCTACTGGGATCTAAGCGATGGCATTCCGTTTCCTGACAATACAGTAACATCCATATATTCTTCTCACGTCTTGGAACATATTACTCCCGGTTCCCTTGAAACGCTCCTAAGAGATTGTCTACGATGTCTGAAACCAGGTGGGAGTATTTCGGTATGCGTGCCGAATGCAAGACTTTTTATTGAGGCATATATACAAGGTCGATACTTTGTAACACCATCCTCAGATCATTGCTGGCGTCGAGGATGGGTTGAAAGTGGATCTCCAATTGATCAGTTAAATTATATCGCTTACATGGGAGGAGAACACAAATTCATGTTCGATCAAGCCAGTTTAATAGGTATGCTAAATCGGGCAGGCTTTGAACAAACAGCAGCCAGAGACTTTGAGGATAACTTAGATTTACATGAGCGAAGATTTGTATCAATCTACGCGGTAGCCTATAAAAAACTTGCAAAATAA